In Gossypium raimondii isolate GPD5lz chromosome 12, ASM2569854v1, whole genome shotgun sequence, a single window of DNA contains:
- the LOC105763044 gene encoding uncharacterized protein LOC105763044 isoform X2 — MSERKILENGFDEGDKDTSNHSINKVDTGKPPSLTWRRKLNGEGRVPSMFTLTFQEKLQMAPIGIRLWQLIRESSAKGRRGIIIDPFAKRHITSSHGIPLGGVGAGSIGRSYKGEFQRWQLFPRICEEKPVLANQFSVFVSRSSGEKYSSVLCPASSELLKEDAVSGIGSWDWNLRGNNSTYHALYPRAWTVYEGEPDPELKIVCRQISPVIPDNYKESSFPVSAFTFTLYNTGNINADVTLLFTWANSVGGVSEFSGRHSNSKLIMKDGVHGVLLHHMTADEQPPVTFAIAAQETDGIRISECPCFLISGNSQGITAKEMWQEIKEHGSFEHLKSTEASVPSEQGSSIGAAIAASVTIPSDAVRTVNFSLAWDCPEVNFMGGKTYYRRYTKFYGSNGDAAANIAHDAILEHNSWESQIETWQRPVLEDKRLPEWYPFTLFNELYYLNSGGTIWTDGSSPVHSLVSIGGKKFSLDKSQLGLKSIIGVPHKNDTAIDILGRMTSILEQIHTPITSNSALGTNLLQEGEENIGQFLYLEGIEYHMWNTYDVHFYASFALIMLFPKLQLSIQRDFAAAVMMHDPSKMKLLHDGQLVARKVLGAVPHDIGMDDPWFEVNAYCLYDTDRWKDLNPKFVLQVYRDVIATGDKKFAQTVWPSVYVAMAYMDQFDKDGDGMIENDGFPDQTYDTWSVSGVSAYSGGLWVAALQAASALAHEVGDKGSEDYFWYARACGLFPVVDEDKARSVLEKVYNYNVLKVKGGKRGAVNGMLPDGRVDMSSMQAREIWSGVTYAVAATMIHEDLVDMAFHTASGIFESVWSEEGLGYSFQTPEAWNTDDQYRSLTYMRPLAIWAMQWALSRPKVPKQELKPEMEADSLRIHHAGFSKVARLLKLPEDQRSKSLLQIMFDYTCKRMLT, encoded by the exons ATGTCTGAGAGAAAGATCCTGGAAAATGGTTTTGATGAAGGAGATAAAGACACATCTAATCATTCAATAAACAAG GTTGACACTGGGAAACCGCCATCACTGACTTGGAGGCGAAAACTAAATGGTGAGGGACGAGTTCCTTCAATGTTCACTCTAACTTTTCAAGAGAAGCTTCAGATG GCTCCCATAGGTATTCGGCTGTGGCAGCTGATTCGAGAAAGCTCAGCCAAAGGAAGG CGGGGTATTATTATCGACCCATTTGCTAAGCGCCATATCACATCTTCTCATGGTATTCCTCTAGGTGGTGTTGG TGCCGGAAGCATTGGAAGAAGTTACAAAGGTGAATTTCAGCGCTGGCAACTATTTCCTAGAATATGTGAAGAGAAACCCGTTTTAGCCAATCAGTTTTCT GTTTTTGTTTCACGCTCAAGCGGCGAAAAGTATTCCAGTGTACTGTGCCCGGCAAGTTCTGAGCTACTCAA AGAAGATGCAGTTTCTGGAATTGGTTCCTGGGACTGGAATCTGAGGGGTAATAATTCTACATATCATGCTTTATACCCAAGGGCTTGGACAGTATATGAAG GTGAACCTGACCCAGAACTTAAAATTGTTTGTCGGCAAATTTCACCTGTTATTCCTGATAATTACAAAGAAAGCAGCTTTCCCGTTTCAGCTTTTACTTTCACC CTATATAATACTGGAAACATCAATGCAGATGTTACGTTGCTTTTCACTTGGGCT AATTCTGTGGGAGGAGTATCAGAATTTTCTGGTCGTCACTCCAATTCAAAACTAAT AATGAAGGATGGTGTGCACGGTGTCCTTTTACATCACAT GACTGCAGATGAACAACCTCCTGTGACTTTTGCAATCGCTGCCCAGGAAACCGATGGCATTCGTATTTCAGAGTGCCCCTGCTTTTTGATATCTGGAAACTCACAAGGCATAACTGCAAAAGAAATGTGGCAAGAAATAAAAGAG CATGGCTCCTTTGAGCATTTAAAATCCACTGAAGCATCAGTGCCTTCAGAACAAGGGTCGTCTATCGGGGCAGCCATTGCAGCTTCTGTGACAATTCCATCTGATGCTGTACGTACCGTTAATTTTTCATTGGCATGGGACTGTCCTGAAGTAAACTTTATGGGTGGAAAGACTTATTACAG GCGCTATACGAAGTTCTATGGATCTAATGGGGATGCTGCAGCAAATATTGCACATGATGCTATTCTTG AGCACAACAGTTGGGAATCACAAATAGAAACATGGCAAAGGCCTGTACTCGAAGACAAGAGGCTTCCTGAATG GTACCCGTTCACTTTATTCAATGAGCTCTATTATCTTAATTCAGGGGGAACGATTTGGACAG ATGGGTCATCTCCGGTCCATAGTTTAGTAAGCATTGGAGGAAAGAAGTTTTCCCTTGATAAATCGCAGTTGGGATTGAAAAGCATAATTGGTGTTCCCCATAAAAATGATACTGCCATTGACATTTTGGGAAGGATGACTTCTATACTTGAGCAAATACACACTCCAATTACATCAAATTCGGCTTTAGGAACAAATTTGCTTCAAGAAGGAGAGGAAAACATTGGTCAATTCCTTTATCTTGAAGGAATTGAGTATCACATGTGGAACACCTATGATGTCCATTTTTATGCATCTTTTGCACTAATCATGTTATTTCCAAAACTACAACTCAGCATCCAAAGAGACTTTGCAGCTGCAGTAATGATGCATGATCCTAGTAAGATGAAACTTTTACATGATGGACAACTGGTTGCAAGAAAGGTTCTTGGAGCTGTTCCACATGATATTGGAATGGATGACCCATGGTTTGAAGTAAATGCATACTGCCTTTATGACACTGATCGATGGAAAGACTTGAATCCAAAATTTGTTCTCCAAGTTTACAGGGATGTCATTGCCACAGGTGACAAAAAGTTTGCGCAAACTGTTTGGCCCTCTGTTTATGTTGCAATGGCTTATATGGATCAATTTGACAAGGATGGTGATGGGATGATTGAGAATGACGGCTTCCCTGATCAGACATATGATACGTGGTCTGTATCTGGTGTAAGTGCCTATAGTGGTGGGCTATGGGTGGCAGCCTTACAGGCTGCATCTGCCTTGGCACATGAAGTAGGAGACAAGGGTTCTGAAGATTATTTTTG GTATGCAAGGGCATGTGGTCTTTTTCCAGTAGTCGATGAAGACAAAGCAAGAAGTGTGTTAGAGAAGGTATACAACTACAATGTCTTAAAAGTGAAAGGTGGAAAGCGGGGGGCTGTAAATGGGATGCTGCCTGATGGAAGAGTTGATATGTCATCCATGCAAGCAAGGGAAATATGGTCTGGAGTTACATATGCGGTGGCTGCAACAATGATCCATGAAGATTTGGTGGATATGGCATTTCATACTGCAAGTGGCATCTTTGAATCAGTGTGGTCTGAAGAAGGACTTGG TTACTCATTTCAAACTCCGGAAGCTTGGAACACAGATGATCAATACAGGTCTCTAACTTACATGCGTCCGTTGGCCATATGGGCAATGCAATGGGCCTTATCAAGACCAAAAGTTCCAAAGCAGGAGCTAAAACCTGAAATGGAGGCAGATTCGCTACGTATACACCATGCCGGCTTCTCCAAAGTTGCTCGCCTTCTAAAATTGCCTGAAGATCAAAGATCCAAAAGTCTTTTACAGATTATGTTCGATTATACTTGCAAGAGAATGTTGACTTAA
- the LOC105763044 gene encoding uncharacterized protein LOC105763044 isoform X1 produces the protein MSERKILENGFDEGDKDTSNHSINKVDTGKPPSLTWRRKLNGEGRVPSMFTLTFQEKLQMAPIGIRLWQLIRESSAKGRRGIIIDPFAKRHITSSHGIPLGGVGAGSIGRSYKGEFQRWQLFPRICEEKPVLANQFSVFVSRSSGEKYSSVLCPASSELLKEDAVSGIGSWDWNLRGNNSTYHALYPRAWTVYEGEPDPELKIVCRQISPVIPDNYKESSFPVSAFTFTLYNTGNINADVTLLFTWANSVGGVSEFSGRHSNSKLIMKDGVHGVLLHHMTADEQPPVTFAIAAQETDGIRISECPCFLISGNSQGITAKEMWQEIKEHGSFEHLKSTEASVPSEQGSSIGAAIAASVTIPSDAVRTVNFSLAWDCPEVNFMGGKTYYRRYTKFYGSNGDAAANIAHDAILEHNSWESQIETWQRPVLEDKRLPEWYPFTLFNELYYLNSGGTIWTDGSSPVHSLVSIGGKKFSLDKSQLGLKSIIGVPHKNDTAIDILGRMTSILEQIHTPITSNSALGTNLLQEGEENIGQFLYLEGIEYHMWNTYDVHFYASFALIMLFPKLQLSIQRDFAAAVMMHDPSKMKLLHDGQLVARKVLGAVPHDIGMDDPWFEVNAYCLYDTDRWKDLNPKFVLQVYRDVIATGDKKFAQTVWPSVYVAMAYMDQFDKDGDGMIENDGFPDQTYDTWSVSGVSAYSGGLWVAALQAASALAHEVGDKGSEDYFWYKFLKAKDVYQKLWNGSYFNYDNSGSRTSSSIQADQLAGQWYARACGLFPVVDEDKARSVLEKVYNYNVLKVKGGKRGAVNGMLPDGRVDMSSMQAREIWSGVTYAVAATMIHEDLVDMAFHTASGIFESVWSEEGLGYSFQTPEAWNTDDQYRSLTYMRPLAIWAMQWALSRPKVPKQELKPEMEADSLRIHHAGFSKVARLLKLPEDQRSKSLLQIMFDYTCKRMLT, from the exons ATGTCTGAGAGAAAGATCCTGGAAAATGGTTTTGATGAAGGAGATAAAGACACATCTAATCATTCAATAAACAAG GTTGACACTGGGAAACCGCCATCACTGACTTGGAGGCGAAAACTAAATGGTGAGGGACGAGTTCCTTCAATGTTCACTCTAACTTTTCAAGAGAAGCTTCAGATG GCTCCCATAGGTATTCGGCTGTGGCAGCTGATTCGAGAAAGCTCAGCCAAAGGAAGG CGGGGTATTATTATCGACCCATTTGCTAAGCGCCATATCACATCTTCTCATGGTATTCCTCTAGGTGGTGTTGG TGCCGGAAGCATTGGAAGAAGTTACAAAGGTGAATTTCAGCGCTGGCAACTATTTCCTAGAATATGTGAAGAGAAACCCGTTTTAGCCAATCAGTTTTCT GTTTTTGTTTCACGCTCAAGCGGCGAAAAGTATTCCAGTGTACTGTGCCCGGCAAGTTCTGAGCTACTCAA AGAAGATGCAGTTTCTGGAATTGGTTCCTGGGACTGGAATCTGAGGGGTAATAATTCTACATATCATGCTTTATACCCAAGGGCTTGGACAGTATATGAAG GTGAACCTGACCCAGAACTTAAAATTGTTTGTCGGCAAATTTCACCTGTTATTCCTGATAATTACAAAGAAAGCAGCTTTCCCGTTTCAGCTTTTACTTTCACC CTATATAATACTGGAAACATCAATGCAGATGTTACGTTGCTTTTCACTTGGGCT AATTCTGTGGGAGGAGTATCAGAATTTTCTGGTCGTCACTCCAATTCAAAACTAAT AATGAAGGATGGTGTGCACGGTGTCCTTTTACATCACAT GACTGCAGATGAACAACCTCCTGTGACTTTTGCAATCGCTGCCCAGGAAACCGATGGCATTCGTATTTCAGAGTGCCCCTGCTTTTTGATATCTGGAAACTCACAAGGCATAACTGCAAAAGAAATGTGGCAAGAAATAAAAGAG CATGGCTCCTTTGAGCATTTAAAATCCACTGAAGCATCAGTGCCTTCAGAACAAGGGTCGTCTATCGGGGCAGCCATTGCAGCTTCTGTGACAATTCCATCTGATGCTGTACGTACCGTTAATTTTTCATTGGCATGGGACTGTCCTGAAGTAAACTTTATGGGTGGAAAGACTTATTACAG GCGCTATACGAAGTTCTATGGATCTAATGGGGATGCTGCAGCAAATATTGCACATGATGCTATTCTTG AGCACAACAGTTGGGAATCACAAATAGAAACATGGCAAAGGCCTGTACTCGAAGACAAGAGGCTTCCTGAATG GTACCCGTTCACTTTATTCAATGAGCTCTATTATCTTAATTCAGGGGGAACGATTTGGACAG ATGGGTCATCTCCGGTCCATAGTTTAGTAAGCATTGGAGGAAAGAAGTTTTCCCTTGATAAATCGCAGTTGGGATTGAAAAGCATAATTGGTGTTCCCCATAAAAATGATACTGCCATTGACATTTTGGGAAGGATGACTTCTATACTTGAGCAAATACACACTCCAATTACATCAAATTCGGCTTTAGGAACAAATTTGCTTCAAGAAGGAGAGGAAAACATTGGTCAATTCCTTTATCTTGAAGGAATTGAGTATCACATGTGGAACACCTATGATGTCCATTTTTATGCATCTTTTGCACTAATCATGTTATTTCCAAAACTACAACTCAGCATCCAAAGAGACTTTGCAGCTGCAGTAATGATGCATGATCCTAGTAAGATGAAACTTTTACATGATGGACAACTGGTTGCAAGAAAGGTTCTTGGAGCTGTTCCACATGATATTGGAATGGATGACCCATGGTTTGAAGTAAATGCATACTGCCTTTATGACACTGATCGATGGAAAGACTTGAATCCAAAATTTGTTCTCCAAGTTTACAGGGATGTCATTGCCACAGGTGACAAAAAGTTTGCGCAAACTGTTTGGCCCTCTGTTTATGTTGCAATGGCTTATATGGATCAATTTGACAAGGATGGTGATGGGATGATTGAGAATGACGGCTTCCCTGATCAGACATATGATACGTGGTCTGTATCTGGTGTAAGTGCCTATAGTGGTGGGCTATGGGTGGCAGCCTTACAGGCTGCATCTGCCTTGGCACATGAAGTAGGAGACAAGGGTTCTGAAGATTATTTTTGGTACAAGTTTCTGAAAGCAAAAGACGTCTATCAGAAATTGTGGAATGGCTCTTACTTTAATTATGACAACAGTGGCAGTCGCACAAGTTCATCTATTCAGGCAGATCAATTGGCTGGCCAATG GTATGCAAGGGCATGTGGTCTTTTTCCAGTAGTCGATGAAGACAAAGCAAGAAGTGTGTTAGAGAAGGTATACAACTACAATGTCTTAAAAGTGAAAGGTGGAAAGCGGGGGGCTGTAAATGGGATGCTGCCTGATGGAAGAGTTGATATGTCATCCATGCAAGCAAGGGAAATATGGTCTGGAGTTACATATGCGGTGGCTGCAACAATGATCCATGAAGATTTGGTGGATATGGCATTTCATACTGCAAGTGGCATCTTTGAATCAGTGTGGTCTGAAGAAGGACTTGG TTACTCATTTCAAACTCCGGAAGCTTGGAACACAGATGATCAATACAGGTCTCTAACTTACATGCGTCCGTTGGCCATATGGGCAATGCAATGGGCCTTATCAAGACCAAAAGTTCCAAAGCAGGAGCTAAAACCTGAAATGGAGGCAGATTCGCTACGTATACACCATGCCGGCTTCTCCAAAGTTGCTCGCCTTCTAAAATTGCCTGAAGATCAAAGATCCAAAAGTCTTTTACAGATTATGTTCGATTATACTTGCAAGAGAATGTTGACTTAA
- the LOC105763044 gene encoding uncharacterized protein LOC105763044 isoform X4: MKDGVHGVLLHHMTADEQPPVTFAIAAQETDGIRISECPCFLISGNSQGITAKEMWQEIKEHGSFEHLKSTEASVPSEQGSSIGAAIAASVTIPSDAVRTVNFSLAWDCPEVNFMGGKTYYRRYTKFYGSNGDAAANIAHDAILEHNSWESQIETWQRPVLEDKRLPEWYPFTLFNELYYLNSGGTIWTDGSSPVHSLVSIGGKKFSLDKSQLGLKSIIGVPHKNDTAIDILGRMTSILEQIHTPITSNSALGTNLLQEGEENIGQFLYLEGIEYHMWNTYDVHFYASFALIMLFPKLQLSIQRDFAAAVMMHDPSKMKLLHDGQLVARKVLGAVPHDIGMDDPWFEVNAYCLYDTDRWKDLNPKFVLQVYRDVIATGDKKFAQTVWPSVYVAMAYMDQFDKDGDGMIENDGFPDQTYDTWSVSGVSAYSGGLWVAALQAASALAHEVGDKGSEDYFWYKFLKAKDVYQKLWNGSYFNYDNSGSRTSSSIQADQLAGQWYARACGLFPVVDEDKARSVLEKVYNYNVLKVKGGKRGAVNGMLPDGRVDMSSMQAREIWSGVTYAVAATMIHEDLVDMAFHTASGIFESVWSEEGLGYSFQTPEAWNTDDQYRSLTYMRPLAIWAMQWALSRPKVPKQELKPEMEADSLRIHHAGFSKVARLLKLPEDQRSKSLLQIMFDYTCKRMLT; the protein is encoded by the exons ATGAAGGATGGTGTGCACGGTGTCCTTTTACATCACAT GACTGCAGATGAACAACCTCCTGTGACTTTTGCAATCGCTGCCCAGGAAACCGATGGCATTCGTATTTCAGAGTGCCCCTGCTTTTTGATATCTGGAAACTCACAAGGCATAACTGCAAAAGAAATGTGGCAAGAAATAAAAGAG CATGGCTCCTTTGAGCATTTAAAATCCACTGAAGCATCAGTGCCTTCAGAACAAGGGTCGTCTATCGGGGCAGCCATTGCAGCTTCTGTGACAATTCCATCTGATGCTGTACGTACCGTTAATTTTTCATTGGCATGGGACTGTCCTGAAGTAAACTTTATGGGTGGAAAGACTTATTACAG GCGCTATACGAAGTTCTATGGATCTAATGGGGATGCTGCAGCAAATATTGCACATGATGCTATTCTTG AGCACAACAGTTGGGAATCACAAATAGAAACATGGCAAAGGCCTGTACTCGAAGACAAGAGGCTTCCTGAATG GTACCCGTTCACTTTATTCAATGAGCTCTATTATCTTAATTCAGGGGGAACGATTTGGACAG ATGGGTCATCTCCGGTCCATAGTTTAGTAAGCATTGGAGGAAAGAAGTTTTCCCTTGATAAATCGCAGTTGGGATTGAAAAGCATAATTGGTGTTCCCCATAAAAATGATACTGCCATTGACATTTTGGGAAGGATGACTTCTATACTTGAGCAAATACACACTCCAATTACATCAAATTCGGCTTTAGGAACAAATTTGCTTCAAGAAGGAGAGGAAAACATTGGTCAATTCCTTTATCTTGAAGGAATTGAGTATCACATGTGGAACACCTATGATGTCCATTTTTATGCATCTTTTGCACTAATCATGTTATTTCCAAAACTACAACTCAGCATCCAAAGAGACTTTGCAGCTGCAGTAATGATGCATGATCCTAGTAAGATGAAACTTTTACATGATGGACAACTGGTTGCAAGAAAGGTTCTTGGAGCTGTTCCACATGATATTGGAATGGATGACCCATGGTTTGAAGTAAATGCATACTGCCTTTATGACACTGATCGATGGAAAGACTTGAATCCAAAATTTGTTCTCCAAGTTTACAGGGATGTCATTGCCACAGGTGACAAAAAGTTTGCGCAAACTGTTTGGCCCTCTGTTTATGTTGCAATGGCTTATATGGATCAATTTGACAAGGATGGTGATGGGATGATTGAGAATGACGGCTTCCCTGATCAGACATATGATACGTGGTCTGTATCTGGTGTAAGTGCCTATAGTGGTGGGCTATGGGTGGCAGCCTTACAGGCTGCATCTGCCTTGGCACATGAAGTAGGAGACAAGGGTTCTGAAGATTATTTTTGGTACAAGTTTCTGAAAGCAAAAGACGTCTATCAGAAATTGTGGAATGGCTCTTACTTTAATTATGACAACAGTGGCAGTCGCACAAGTTCATCTATTCAGGCAGATCAATTGGCTGGCCAATG GTATGCAAGGGCATGTGGTCTTTTTCCAGTAGTCGATGAAGACAAAGCAAGAAGTGTGTTAGAGAAGGTATACAACTACAATGTCTTAAAAGTGAAAGGTGGAAAGCGGGGGGCTGTAAATGGGATGCTGCCTGATGGAAGAGTTGATATGTCATCCATGCAAGCAAGGGAAATATGGTCTGGAGTTACATATGCGGTGGCTGCAACAATGATCCATGAAGATTTGGTGGATATGGCATTTCATACTGCAAGTGGCATCTTTGAATCAGTGTGGTCTGAAGAAGGACTTGG TTACTCATTTCAAACTCCGGAAGCTTGGAACACAGATGATCAATACAGGTCTCTAACTTACATGCGTCCGTTGGCCATATGGGCAATGCAATGGGCCTTATCAAGACCAAAAGTTCCAAAGCAGGAGCTAAAACCTGAAATGGAGGCAGATTCGCTACGTATACACCATGCCGGCTTCTCCAAAGTTGCTCGCCTTCTAAAATTGCCTGAAGATCAAAGATCCAAAAGTCTTTTACAGATTATGTTCGATTATACTTGCAAGAGAATGTTGACTTAA
- the LOC105763044 gene encoding uncharacterized protein LOC105763044 isoform X3, with protein MFTLTFQEKLQMAPIGIRLWQLIRESSAKGRRGIIIDPFAKRHITSSHGIPLGGVGAGSIGRSYKGEFQRWQLFPRICEEKPVLANQFSVFVSRSSGEKYSSVLCPASSELLKEDAVSGIGSWDWNLRGNNSTYHALYPRAWTVYEGEPDPELKIVCRQISPVIPDNYKESSFPVSAFTFTLYNTGNINADVTLLFTWANSVGGVSEFSGRHSNSKLIMKDGVHGVLLHHMTADEQPPVTFAIAAQETDGIRISECPCFLISGNSQGITAKEMWQEIKEHGSFEHLKSTEASVPSEQGSSIGAAIAASVTIPSDAVRTVNFSLAWDCPEVNFMGGKTYYRRYTKFYGSNGDAAANIAHDAILEHNSWESQIETWQRPVLEDKRLPEWYPFTLFNELYYLNSGGTIWTDGSSPVHSLVSIGGKKFSLDKSQLGLKSIIGVPHKNDTAIDILGRMTSILEQIHTPITSNSALGTNLLQEGEENIGQFLYLEGIEYHMWNTYDVHFYASFALIMLFPKLQLSIQRDFAAAVMMHDPSKMKLLHDGQLVARKVLGAVPHDIGMDDPWFEVNAYCLYDTDRWKDLNPKFVLQVYRDVIATGDKKFAQTVWPSVYVAMAYMDQFDKDGDGMIENDGFPDQTYDTWSVSGVSAYSGGLWVAALQAASALAHEVGDKGSEDYFWYKFLKAKDVYQKLWNGSYFNYDNSGSRTSSSIQADQLAGQWYARACGLFPVVDEDKARSVLEKVYNYNVLKVKGGKRGAVNGMLPDGRVDMSSMQAREIWSGVTYAVAATMIHEDLVDMAFHTASGIFESVWSEEGLGYSFQTPEAWNTDDQYRSLTYMRPLAIWAMQWALSRPKVPKQELKPEMEADSLRIHHAGFSKVARLLKLPEDQRSKSLLQIMFDYTCKRMLT; from the exons ATGTTCACTCTAACTTTTCAAGAGAAGCTTCAGATG GCTCCCATAGGTATTCGGCTGTGGCAGCTGATTCGAGAAAGCTCAGCCAAAGGAAGG CGGGGTATTATTATCGACCCATTTGCTAAGCGCCATATCACATCTTCTCATGGTATTCCTCTAGGTGGTGTTGG TGCCGGAAGCATTGGAAGAAGTTACAAAGGTGAATTTCAGCGCTGGCAACTATTTCCTAGAATATGTGAAGAGAAACCCGTTTTAGCCAATCAGTTTTCT GTTTTTGTTTCACGCTCAAGCGGCGAAAAGTATTCCAGTGTACTGTGCCCGGCAAGTTCTGAGCTACTCAA AGAAGATGCAGTTTCTGGAATTGGTTCCTGGGACTGGAATCTGAGGGGTAATAATTCTACATATCATGCTTTATACCCAAGGGCTTGGACAGTATATGAAG GTGAACCTGACCCAGAACTTAAAATTGTTTGTCGGCAAATTTCACCTGTTATTCCTGATAATTACAAAGAAAGCAGCTTTCCCGTTTCAGCTTTTACTTTCACC CTATATAATACTGGAAACATCAATGCAGATGTTACGTTGCTTTTCACTTGGGCT AATTCTGTGGGAGGAGTATCAGAATTTTCTGGTCGTCACTCCAATTCAAAACTAAT AATGAAGGATGGTGTGCACGGTGTCCTTTTACATCACAT GACTGCAGATGAACAACCTCCTGTGACTTTTGCAATCGCTGCCCAGGAAACCGATGGCATTCGTATTTCAGAGTGCCCCTGCTTTTTGATATCTGGAAACTCACAAGGCATAACTGCAAAAGAAATGTGGCAAGAAATAAAAGAG CATGGCTCCTTTGAGCATTTAAAATCCACTGAAGCATCAGTGCCTTCAGAACAAGGGTCGTCTATCGGGGCAGCCATTGCAGCTTCTGTGACAATTCCATCTGATGCTGTACGTACCGTTAATTTTTCATTGGCATGGGACTGTCCTGAAGTAAACTTTATGGGTGGAAAGACTTATTACAG GCGCTATACGAAGTTCTATGGATCTAATGGGGATGCTGCAGCAAATATTGCACATGATGCTATTCTTG AGCACAACAGTTGGGAATCACAAATAGAAACATGGCAAAGGCCTGTACTCGAAGACAAGAGGCTTCCTGAATG GTACCCGTTCACTTTATTCAATGAGCTCTATTATCTTAATTCAGGGGGAACGATTTGGACAG ATGGGTCATCTCCGGTCCATAGTTTAGTAAGCATTGGAGGAAAGAAGTTTTCCCTTGATAAATCGCAGTTGGGATTGAAAAGCATAATTGGTGTTCCCCATAAAAATGATACTGCCATTGACATTTTGGGAAGGATGACTTCTATACTTGAGCAAATACACACTCCAATTACATCAAATTCGGCTTTAGGAACAAATTTGCTTCAAGAAGGAGAGGAAAACATTGGTCAATTCCTTTATCTTGAAGGAATTGAGTATCACATGTGGAACACCTATGATGTCCATTTTTATGCATCTTTTGCACTAATCATGTTATTTCCAAAACTACAACTCAGCATCCAAAGAGACTTTGCAGCTGCAGTAATGATGCATGATCCTAGTAAGATGAAACTTTTACATGATGGACAACTGGTTGCAAGAAAGGTTCTTGGAGCTGTTCCACATGATATTGGAATGGATGACCCATGGTTTGAAGTAAATGCATACTGCCTTTATGACACTGATCGATGGAAAGACTTGAATCCAAAATTTGTTCTCCAAGTTTACAGGGATGTCATTGCCACAGGTGACAAAAAGTTTGCGCAAACTGTTTGGCCCTCTGTTTATGTTGCAATGGCTTATATGGATCAATTTGACAAGGATGGTGATGGGATGATTGAGAATGACGGCTTCCCTGATCAGACATATGATACGTGGTCTGTATCTGGTGTAAGTGCCTATAGTGGTGGGCTATGGGTGGCAGCCTTACAGGCTGCATCTGCCTTGGCACATGAAGTAGGAGACAAGGGTTCTGAAGATTATTTTTGGTACAAGTTTCTGAAAGCAAAAGACGTCTATCAGAAATTGTGGAATGGCTCTTACTTTAATTATGACAACAGTGGCAGTCGCACAAGTTCATCTATTCAGGCAGATCAATTGGCTGGCCAATG GTATGCAAGGGCATGTGGTCTTTTTCCAGTAGTCGATGAAGACAAAGCAAGAAGTGTGTTAGAGAAGGTATACAACTACAATGTCTTAAAAGTGAAAGGTGGAAAGCGGGGGGCTGTAAATGGGATGCTGCCTGATGGAAGAGTTGATATGTCATCCATGCAAGCAAGGGAAATATGGTCTGGAGTTACATATGCGGTGGCTGCAACAATGATCCATGAAGATTTGGTGGATATGGCATTTCATACTGCAAGTGGCATCTTTGAATCAGTGTGGTCTGAAGAAGGACTTGG TTACTCATTTCAAACTCCGGAAGCTTGGAACACAGATGATCAATACAGGTCTCTAACTTACATGCGTCCGTTGGCCATATGGGCAATGCAATGGGCCTTATCAAGACCAAAAGTTCCAAAGCAGGAGCTAAAACCTGAAATGGAGGCAGATTCGCTACGTATACACCATGCCGGCTTCTCCAAAGTTGCTCGCCTTCTAAAATTGCCTGAAGATCAAAGATCCAAAAGTCTTTTACAGATTATGTTCGATTATACTTGCAAGAGAATGTTGACTTAA